The segment GGATTTGGAAAAATGAGTTTCAACTTGTTCTTGACTTGTACTTGTCCCTCCTGCTGTGTGTACCCTAGGAGACTGACTCATGCCACTTCCTGCACTTCCTCCAGACCTCcacaggagggaggcaggaacCGTGCCTGGTGAAGCTTCCTGCTGAGGGGCTGAAGCTCTGGCTGTTTGCTCAGCTGCCACATCCAGGTTTTGTCTTGACTGAACTGTCTGCACAAACTTACCTGGGGTGTGAGGCTTTCCAAGGCTTCCTGTTAGCTTTTTTTGGGAGGTGGGGATAGGGGAGGGGGAGATCTATTGCCCCCTGAGAAGAACATCTTTACCTTGCATTTCAGTAGCTTTTGGGTGCtctcatttattctttatttatatgGGCTCAGTGTTATCTGTTCTGTAGTGATATCCTTTCTGAGAGACAACTTTTCACTCATTTCTCAAGAGTGAGCGTCtcctaagaaaacaagatcagaGTGCCATTGAGAATGACAGCAAAGGGGGTAAAGACACTAACCTAGGTTTTAGGCAGAAAACCAAagctcttttttctgttttctgacatAAGTTAGTCTTTGCCTCTGTTTAGAGGCCAGGCCAGTCTAGGTCTTTGCGGAATTATCATACGAATACTAATAAGAGCATATAGAAAATCAGTAAGTTGTAAATTTGTGCAGAAAATAGACCAAAGATAATTAGCTGCTCTGGTGAATGTTATTGATAGCTTAAAAAAATAGCTTCTGAAGTTTTATAATATACAGTGAAAAACaatccctttctcttcctgggtGTCCCTCTTTACCAGGGCTCTGGGTTTCAGGTGAAACCAGGAAATCTGGTATAGCTGCAGTTGTCTTCCAGGGCCTCTCCTTTGGGCAAGGGAATTTTACATAGGAGACAGTCCTGATGTTGGCAGTGCCTTACTCTTCCTGAGAAAGTTTCTGGAAGTGAGGGTGGGCTGCAATTAGAAGAGGACTGGTGGAGTTGGGTGTGATAGCAGAGGGGTCAGGAACTTGGGGTTGGAGCTGGACCATGGGGGTGGGCAAGGTGGGTAAAGAAGAGAAGAGTGAGTATTGTCCAGTAGGAGGATGGCTTGGGGAAGGAGAATATCCAGGCTCGAGGTAGGGTGGCAGGGAGCCCATGTCTGAAGTTCCTGGAGGAATGTCCAGGGCTTCTAGGGCCCTGGGTGAGGGTCCAGGAAAGAGTCCATGAGTTCCATTCAAGGGTCCATGTGTCCTGTTCAGGTGTCCAGGGATTTGGTCTAGGGACCCAGCAGTTTGGCTCAGCAGACCAGGAATTTTGGCTCTGAATCTCTGCAGCCTCTTCAGAAGCCCAGAGCCAGTAGTTCTGGCTGGGACACTGGTGTCTGTCTCCAACAATCCAGAAATCCTGTTTGGGAGCTTGTTCAGTGTGAGGAATAGAGAGGCACTGCTTGGGCCAGCTGTGGTGGGGAGGGCCCGCTTGGCACAGAGAGTGGGCCCTACCACAAGCAGCAGGAAACGCACCTTTCCTCGGAGCAGCTGTTGGAAGCTCAGGAAGATGGCATTGGGATCCTTGTGAGCTGTGGTCCTGCCCTGTGGAGGAAGCTGAGGGCAGAGGATGGGCCTGAGGCCAGAGACCCGGGCCAGATATCCTGCCTCCCTTGTCTACTTGGGAAAGATAAGGTATCAGCACCCAGGCTTTATGGTTGGGAGGGAGTACTCCTTGGTAGGTCACCTCTTCTACCCTCAAGATTCCTAGAATTCTTTCTCCCCTCAGGTCTTCTAAGGGGACTGAGTCAGAAAAGGACAGTTTCTATAGTTCTCTTGACTGAGGACCTACCTGGGTTCCAAGGAGGCCCTGCAGGGCTCCAAGGAGGAGGCGGATCTGTCCAGAAAGCTGTCCCAGTAGGGATGTGAGGCAAGTGGGTCCTACTTGTCCCCGTGCTGCCATTACACCCTCCAGCAGAAGGGTCGCTGCTCCTAGAACGTCCTGGGCCTTGGACTGCTCCTGGGAAAGAGATGGAGGAGAGAAGCTGACTGCTTCAAAGGGCATGCTAATAGCGGGTGGGGAGCCTGTAGGAGTAGCCAGCAGAATGAATCATAGGAGCTGAGAATTGGACAGGACCAAAGCCCCACCCAGCATAGGAATTCCTTCACAGTCTCCCGACAATTGGTCATCATCCTCTGCTGGAATAACTCCAGTGTCCAGTAACCCAGCCTGGCCTTAACACTTAATTTCAGTGAGGaaagttctctttttctcttatattaTGCTGAAATATGCCCTCTGACAGCTCTTATCCCTTTGTTCTAGTGCAGCAAATTTACTCTTTCTGCCACAAAATCCTaggatcatatgatttttaaaaaacttaatgtaGAGATGAGACCATGATAAAGTTTGTAAAGATGAAGTGAAGGGGTTTACTGATAAATAGTAGAACTATGAGGAGCTATGAGGGATCCCTAGGAACTGCCCTCTATCCTGGCCCAGTCGCCCCAGAAGACCCAAGGGAAGAAAGGGGATGCTAGGGATTTGGAGGGTAGAAGAGCTGACTTGCAAGGAATGCTCCCACCcagtaggtttcctgagtttcagACTAAAGCCCTTGTTGCTATACCACAAGACTACCTCTTTTCTCCAAGCTAATCacatgggcttttttttttttttaaccattcctCACATAACATGTTTTCTAACCTCTCACTGTTCAGGTTGCTTCCTCCTTCTGAACATATGCTAGTTTAATATGGTCCCCCTGAATAAATTAGCACATGTCTAGAGGAGTATGTCCAGTACTTAGTCCAATACTGTTAAGTGCAGTCCACTCAGAATGGAGTTTCATAGGAATATTTCCACAATATGGATGCTACATACCTAAGCTGCCTAGAAGCACTAGCTTTTAAATAGCTGCTTCAATAATGTTACATCCTAAGTTTGGAGCCAACTCAGTCCTCCCAGATCTTTTTCATAGGCTCTAGGGCTAGAAGTTTATATGAGGGAAGCAGGGGCGATGTGACCTGAAAGCTGGAATAGTACTTCAACCAGTTATTTTACACActtagaattatatatataaatttcaccTTGTTTTTGACTTAGTGTTTCATCAATTTTAATCTTgattctgttttttgttgttttagctGTGTCTCCAGTTTTGTGTCATGTGAGGATGATAGATCATCAATCTTACCCCTTCATGCCAACTTAAGGTTGAATGGCATAGGTCAAAGGCATGGCCATGATAGACTTCTATCCAGCTTTTCATGGTATTCAGCTTCGAATCTATTTGCATACTGGGACTGTAAGCCATCATCTTATCCAGAGGCTATCATTATACTAGAATGTGGATTAGGTTAGGGTGGCCAAGGTCAAGGTGAGATATTTTTAGAGAGGTCTGGAAGTTTTAAGAATCCACACAAAGCAGTAGGAAACAGGACTTAGGGAAAGCAAGGGAATGGAAGGGATGGCTTTCTTACCGTCTGGGATTTCCATTCTCCTAAGCTGAAGTCCACAGCAGGCAGCAGGACAGGTGTAGACAAAGGGTTAATGTCTGGGCACTGGCTCTGTTGAAAAAGATTGGGTGGTAGGGGAGTGGGGGAGAAAGGAGCTGAAACACAGAGGGGTATGGTGTCCCAATGACCAGGAGAGGTTTCTGTGAGTACTATATGCAGACTAGAGCTTTTAAAAGGGGATTTGATTGCAAATCATAACCCTTGTCAAGGAGTGGTGGTGGGGAGGTGGTGGTCTTACCAAAGACAATATTGGAAGAATAGTGATTGGATCACAGATAGAGAAAGTGATGGGAGGGAGGGTATCTTACCAGTTAGACAGAAGGGAGAGTGCTTGGGGATTCTCACCAGTCTGCTGTGAAGGACATGTGAGTCGCGAAGCAGTTTATTTAGGagtcgggggtcacaggcaggaggaGCCGGGCTAGACGGAGTTAGTCTTGAAGTTAGGAGAAGTATGACCACGAGGAGCAGTTCTTAGATGAGGAGAGGTGAGGGTGAAAGGGGTGGATAAGGAAGAAATCATTGTCGGGTGGAGGTCCAAGAATTCCCTTTTAGGCCCCATCCCTGAAATCAGGTACTCTGTGGCCCAGATGCCTTCTTCCTGGGAGATTCCTTAGCCCTCCCTGCCTGCAGCacatttcctttctcttgcctTCTACCATGGTCTGGTTTGGCCCCAGGTCCCTCAGGTGCATTCTTACCAGTCCGCTCCATTCTGGCCAGGCTGTCTGGTTGGAGTGGCTCCCTGTATGGGGCCTCTCCCCTGAATCCTTCCGGGGGCCATGGAGGCGGCTTAGGCTCTTGCACTTCTGGGCAGAGTTGGGTGGGGCACAGGTGGGCCAAGGAAGAAGGTCTGGGTTCTATCCTGCAAATGACAGGAATAATGAACATTTAATCAAGTTTCGACGAAAAGACTGCCTGGCGGGGGGAACAGATGCTGGGAGGGCTTGCAATGCTGACCAGCCTGGAACTGCTAAAGCTCTGACTGTTGTCATGTTTTCTTGTGATTGTAGCACATGGTGTCTCCTCTTTGTCAGGGTTCCTCAGTGAATCTGAAATGGGTCTCGCGTTCCTGCCTCCTGCTGAGAGCAGCAGGATAggatatgtacacacacacacatcttaatTGGCCCCAATTTTTGAGCAACTTCAGCTGTTTGGAGAGAAGCTGGGGTGGGGATAGAGAATGGAAGTATTATGCCACAAGCCTGGAGAAGAGATTGGAAAACGGCATATGGAGTCAGGATGAGGAACTAGCAAACATGTGCAATGTGTTAAGGAGTAGATTGGGGAGTGGGGTGAGGGGGAGAACTGGGCAAAAGGAAAACTGAACTACTAGAGGCCAGTGATGGAGAGATTAAGAGAGGGTGGTGTGGGAGAAATTAacctcttgttctttcatttgcccCCACATACAAAGCTCTTAAGAGTTTTTCTTTGCACTCCAAGTTCTGAAATACTGGGTTATTTGTCCAAGGTGAAGAGATGGGCTGAAGGCAAGTTTCCCAAGAATGGGCACTTTTGAGAGAGGTGCCCGTCTTACATGGCTTACCTCACCTAGACACTCACCATGTTTGTCTCATAGCCCGCAccttcctccctgccccctctgTAGACCCATTCCAGTTCCTTCACAGGACCCCCCACATGGCTTCCTCCTTCTTTCACAAGTTGTGCAAAGAGGCCTGCACCTGATTCAATATTGGGATTTCCTGTAGGTCTGTCAACATGCATGAGCCTCCTCCCATTACCCTCTCCTTTGGGCCCTGGCTTGCCTGACCCAGCTTCCCCAGCCCCAAGATTCAGAATCTTAAGCTAACTAGAAATGACTGGTTAGAATGGGGATTGGGCTATGTTCAGCTTGGTGTTATGCTCCTGAAGCCCTAAATGCACCTCCTCTCTTATTTCCTTTCTAGACCCGTGTACCCTTTCCTTAGGGCCAGCCAGGACTGTGCTATATTCTACCAAGTCTGTGATCAGTCCCTTAGAACCCAGCACCCCACCCCCTATCCCTGCTCTGTCCTGCTCCTCCCATTCTGGGAAGGCTACAGTCTTCTCGACAAAGGTCAGTGCCTGTAGGTTCCAGtttgcctgcccctcccccagctgaGAGCTCAATTCCTCTTTCCCGTCCTTCCTACCCTCACTGAGCTCCAAACCCTGCTTGCCACTTACCGGGTAGAGAAGGGCTCCTGGACCCAGGTGCAGAGCGGGAAGCACTCTGGGGAGCAGATGGGTAGGAAGACATGTGGCGTTGGGGCATAGCTCCTCCACAGCACTGGGGTCACACGCCTGCCCCGGCCACTTCTATCCAATCAGAGAGCAGGGAACCATCAGACACTGGCGAGGGCCCCCGGAAATGACGCCTTCTCCTCCCCCCCACATTGGACCTGGAGCCCCTGCCTGGACCATGGTCCATTAGTGGAGCCCAGCTCCTCCACCCACATACACCACAGGGAGGATCTGAATAGGGAGATCCATCTGTTCCTAGGAGATGGGAAACCTGGGACCTGGCTGGGGGAGGACAGCAGTTGGGGGGATAGGTTTTTCCAGGAGGAATTTGGCAGGACATTTTTGTCCCTGGGGGAGAGGCACAGAGGTCTGGTTTTAGATTAGTGGGTTTTTCAGTTCCTGGCTTGCTATATTTCTTTTCCCTGGACACTGCACCTGCTAAAATTCAGTAGGACTTTTGCTCTCCTATAACTCCCTGGGGGTTGTGTTTGATTCTCCCTTTCCTAATGGTAATGTGGGTGTTGCTCTACTAGAGAATGATCCTGTCATTGGGTCAGTGGTAAAGGGTTGGACAGTTTGGGAGGACTGTGAGGTGAGGAGGTGTGTGCTGGGTTCCACTGTGCTCAGATGCCTCACTGCTGGGGCCCAGTGGCTCAGACAGCTAAGCCTGCTAATTTCTGTACCCATACCCGCCTTGGCTTGCCCTGTCTTGCTCCCTCTTCCATCTCCTACCACTCCACATATGACAAGAGGAATAACCAGGCCCATGTGTCCCTATCTTGGGAAAGACAGCTGCTGAACCTCCCCCGCAAATACCTCTCGCTGGCCCCCCTCTTCCTTTGGCCCCGGCTCTGGTTCCTTTACTTTCCCCtcaatcccagtctccccacagTCTCTTTCCTCAGGGGCCTTCTGGCCTGACACTGTTCCCATcactcccctccaccccagtTCTTCCTCAGGctctctcctgctcctcctcccaagGATGGGGCTGTCGGCTAAGGAGTATGGCCTAGATCCCGGAATTCTCCAGTTCAGCCAGAGGAGATGCCTCCCAAGATTAGGAAGGAGGGTGCTGGGATGTTGGGAAGATGgtgggtgtgtgggggtgggaggggacaggGAGGCAGTCATGACAAGGAAACCAagacaaaggaggctggggtggggtgggaggcagcGGGTCCCCTGGGTGAAGGAAGAGGGTGAGAATGCATGTCAGGTTGGGAATGCTGATGGTTGGATGGGCCTGAGAACAGGTTACAGTAGGGAGGGAAACTGTTACCAGCTCCAAAGGAGACACTGCCCGTTTCTGGCTAAGTCCTTGTTGAGAACAGGAGCATAAGTAGAGATCTCAGAGAAGAACTAGGGACACAGGCTAGGCAgtgagtgtgggtgggaaggggttTGAGAGGTGCTGTGAGTCCAGAGTCAGGGGAGATCAGTTGATGGGCCTTTCCTGCCCGTTGTCATCCTTGAGACAAGTCTTCATCCTTCCGGTAGGAACCGAGTCCTAGCCCAGTGGCCCGCTCAGGCCTCaggcccagcctctgcccctcccTGGCCTGGGGCTCTCGTCCTGGGCTGGACATGCACCTCCTGGTCCCGCGGCCCTGTGGCCGCCGGCAGCGGGGGGCTCCAGACCCGTCACTCCTCCCCTCCTCGCGCCCCCtggtccctcccctccccctaccTCCTCCGCTCCTCTTtcccctgcagcccctccctcctcccctacccggtcccagcccctccctcccctcccccactcgtGATCCGGGCCGCGGCTGCTGGGCCGGAACCCCCGGGCTCAGCCCGGCCCCTCGCCGAGCCGCCACCGCCTCCCCGTTTGCTGAGGAGGAGGCCCCCGGCCGGGGCGCCGGGCGCCGGGCATAAAACGGGCCAGAGCCGGCGCCGGGGCACTAGAGCCGCGTACGGCCCGGGTCAGCGCCCGTCTGCCAGCGCTCCTCCCGGCCGCTCCTCCCGCCCCGCCCGGCTCGGCAGCGACTCAGGCTGCCCGACGAGCCCCTCGCAACACTGCCCGGGCCCTGGCCCCGGCCCCCTCCCGCCGTACCGCCCCCGGCCCggccctcctcccacctccctcctccctctcttgctccctcctccctcccgcctCCCCAGCTGTCCCGTTCGCGTCATGCCGAGCCTCCCGGCCCCGCCGGCCCCGCTGTTGCTCCTTGGGCTGCTGTTGCTCGGCTCCCGGCCGGCTCTCGGCGCCGGCCCCGAGCCCCTTGCGTTGCCCATCCGGCCGGAGAAGGAGCCGCTGCCCATTCGGGGGGCGACAGGTAGGTGGGCGCCCCGGGGGGAGGCGCCAGCGGGCAGCCCGACCAGGGGAGAAGTCCGCACCGGCCCGGAGGGGACGCCGGGCGCAGGTGGCTCAGCGTGGCGGGCGGCCTGGAGGAGTGGGAGGGGGCCGCAAAGAGCGTCTTGCCCAGGGACCCGGGGCGGGCACACTGCAGGAGCCGGACAGCGGCCGCTAGCCAAGCCCATCCCTGCAGGCTGCTCCTTCGGCGGGAAGGTCTATGCCTTGGACGAGACGTGGCACCCGGACCTGGGGGAGCCCTTTGGGGTGATGCGCTGCGTGCTGTGCGCCTGCGAGGCAGTGAGTGGGCCCAACCGCCGTGGCCCTGGCCCTCGCGGGTGGCGGAGCGCTGGGGTCCTGGGGCGGACGTCGGAGTGGACTCGGAGCTGCTGAAGAAAAAGACGCGAGTCTGCAGATACTGGGAGTATTTTTTGGCAGAGGAAGGGCTGAGGAAGGACCCCCTTTAAATCTCAGGTGTTGACTATTATTGATC is part of the Manis pentadactyla isolate mManPen7 chromosome 1, mManPen7.hap1, whole genome shotgun sequence genome and harbors:
- the THPO gene encoding thrombopoietin isoform X2, yielding MTTVRALAVPGWIEPRPSSLAHLCPTQLCPEVQEPKPPPWPPEGFRGEAPYREPLQPDSLARMERTELLLVVILLLTSRLTPSSPAPPACDPRLLNKLLRDSHVLHSRLSQCPDINPLSTPVLLPAVDFSLGEWKSQTEQSKAQDVLGAATLLLEGVMAARGQVGPTCLTSLLGQLSGQIRLLLGALQGLLGTQGRTTAHKDPNAIFLSFQQLLRGKVRFLLLVVGPTLCAKRALPTTAGPSSASLFLTLNKLPNRISGLLETDTSVPARTTGSGLLKRLQRFRAKIPGLLSQTAGSLDQIPGHLNRTHGPLNGTHGLFPGPSPRALEALDIPPGTSDMGSLPPYLEPGYSPSPSHPPTGQYSLFSSLPTLPTPMVQLQPQVPDPSAITPNSTSPLLIAAHPHFQKLSQEE
- the THPO gene encoding thrombopoietin isoform X4; the encoded protein is MTTVRALAVPGWIEPRPSSLAHLCPTQLCPEVQEPKPPPWPPEGFRGEAPYREPLQPDSLARMERTELLLVVILLLTSRLTPSSPAPPACDPRLLNKLLRDSHVLHSRLSQCPDINPLSTPVLLPAVDFSLGEWKSQTEQSKAQDVLGAATLLLEGVMAARGQVGPTCLTSLLGQLSGQIRLLLGALQGLLGTQLPPQGRTTAHKDPNAIFLSFQQLLRGKKLSQEE
- the THPO gene encoding thrombopoietin isoform X1, producing the protein MTTVRALAVPGWIEPRPSSLAHLCPTQLCPEVQEPKPPPWPPEGFRGEAPYREPLQPDSLARMERTELLLVVILLLTSRLTPSSPAPPACDPRLLNKLLRDSHVLHSRLSQCPDINPLSTPVLLPAVDFSLGEWKSQTEQSKAQDVLGAATLLLEGVMAARGQVGPTCLTSLLGQLSGQIRLLLGALQGLLGTQLPPQGRTTAHKDPNAIFLSFQQLLRGKVRFLLLVVGPTLCAKRALPTTAGPSSASLFLTLNKLPNRISGLLETDTSVPARTTGSGLLKRLQRFRAKIPGLLSQTAGSLDQIPGHLNRTHGPLNGTHGLFPGPSPRALEALDIPPGTSDMGSLPPYLEPGYSPSPSHPPTGQYSLFSSLPTLPTPMVQLQPQVPDPSAITPNSTSPLLIAAHPHFQKLSQEE
- the THPO gene encoding thrombopoietin isoform X3; the encoded protein is MTTVRALAVPGWIEPRPSSLAHLCPTQLCPEVQEPKPPPWPPEGFRGEAPYREPLQPDSLARMERTELLLVVILLLTSRLTPSSPAPPACDPRLLNKLLRDSHVLHSRLSQCPDINPLSTPVLLPAVDFSLGEWKSQTEQSKAQDVLGAATLLLEGVMAARGQVGPTCLTSLLGQLSGQIRLLLGALQGLLGTQLPPQGRTTAHKDPNAIFLSFQQLLRGKDFWIVGDRHQCPSQNYWLWASEEAAEIQSQNSWSAEPNCWVPRPNPWTPEQDTWTLEWNSWTLSWTLTQGPRSPGHSSRNFRHGLPATLPRAWIFSFPKPSSYWTILTLLFFTHLAHPHGPAPTPSS